attattatttaaccaCAGACGTATCTTCTAAACTTTCGATCGCTAACAATTTGTTGAGAAATTTTCTGTTATAAAGTAAGTTGGCGATTtgagataaatttaaacatctgtgtatctatatataaacatacatttcaaaaatttactattcTGGCAATTACATgataatttaaacaatacacGTAGTAGCTGCGAATTATAGACATGCctcaaaatttctttcaaaattaattgactttttttaaacattaagaattcaatttttctaattttcggAGTGCCGGCTTTTAATAAAGTAAGGTCTGAAAGATCAGGagactttttaattattcttctgATCGGGAGACCTTTTTAGAATGCACtgaatttttgaatacaaaaattctctataatatattaaataaaaatcgttgcTTTGATCTTCAGATGTCCCTGAACAGACTAGAGACGCTATacctaatttaataaacaaaattgtgcGCATCAATTTCTGGAATAGTTTTGAAATATCCTTCAAGGCTACCCGAAACAATTGTCctatttaaaagaaactttttttaaacttagataatctatgatttttattgattacatCGATAATATTGATAGAATCGGAACTTTGGCAACTTACTCTTGtaattcagttaaaaataagaattaactAATGAAAATCGATTTACAGCATCCGGATGTTTTTCTTGTTATTGATcgacaattattttaatcataaaacgataaattttgttgtttatggGTGCCCTGTGTCAAGGAGTATAAACTCGTTTGATCTCAGCATATATTCCAAGAGCTCTAAGTTGATCCACAACTAAGTAATGGTCTTACTTTCTATTTAGGTCACACCTAAATAGAAATCTTTATAAATAGAAGTAGAAAGGTTAGAGCAGGAATTAAGCTATTAGTCAATGTTCTCTATTAGGAATATGGAATAAAAtcattcttagtaaaaaaattttccgattcATTCTCATTGAAAGTATTTTAAGTTCCCATTCAAATCCTCATTAGGGTTtctatttattgtaaaacaccaaaatgtttttacggacgtttttttttccaaatgttCGCTGTTAGGCATCCTTTGTTTCTTCCATTGCATATAAAAAGAGTTTCCCTTCATAAACAAAGGAAACAAATATTTCTTCAATAATTATTCGTTTTTCTTCAGGAcgaataatgaatataattattggctgtttttgttttttcataaagaagcttaattaaatttaaagctatttttctttaagtctattttttttaggaatgtTATCATAGATGTCTATGCTAAATTCAGATCACTAACAAATTTGGATTCATTTGTTATTTCTGCGTTTATTCCGTTCCGTTCCGTCTAACTATCacaaaaaataagataattttacaTAAGGATTAATATtgagtttataatttttcgCTAAATTCAGCCCATCTTCTGGCGGCAGTGATATATCTAGGCGACGAATTTTATTGGACGCAAATGAAGTTCTAAAATTTCATCATCTTCTCTATCGGAACCTGCGTCTTGATAGGCACTAATAATtacttttagtaaataaatcttaataagTTAGCTATCTAAGTACATAGTATAAACATCTGTgtagtattataaatatttaaaaagctgTAAGTTCTTATAAGTAAATTCACGACAATgagactacaaaaaaaaaaaattagcttaagACTGTGAGACTTGAACCAGTGATAACTTTAAATCTCTTGCTGCATGTGAAATATCTACAACAGAGTCAACCATTTCTTGTACCGCTGTCACACTGGGAAATTGTAGGGCAGCACGTTTAGTTTTGGCAACGGTAGCTGCTAATGCTTCGGACAACGCATTCGCACAGTTTAAAATCTGAGTTCGAACATCGTTCTGGTTAATATTTCGATGTACAGTGTCTCCAATATGAACTAATCGATGTGCACTAAGCACAACAAATTTCCCATGTGCTAAAAACACTTTAGGCGCTTGATTATGTTCCACGGTTTGTAAGAACGCATCGATCGCATGTGTTAAATGATTTGAGTGTGTTATTGCTTGCGCCgcataaaatgttaataattgtttatcgTTTGAATCAATTTGATCTGTTGATTCCATGGCAGCTGACTCAACATTTTGTAAAAGTGCGTCATAActctttttaaattcatttggcAATGAGTCGCGAATTTCAGCATGTTTCTTTATAGCACTTTCACGTGATTCCAAGTTCACGTAATCATAATCTTCGAGCCAATCTTCGTTGTTGTTCGCCTGTTGTGGAGACGTGACCACTTTTTTAAATAGGAGAGTAGAGTTGCCTTGAATAAATGATGCTGTTTGGCGCACATCTTCGGTGAGAGCACGTGAACATGCGACTAATTGATCTAGGGCGTCAGGCGGTTTACAATTACCTTCTTCATGATCCATATGCCGACATAGTGAGTCTATAGACCAGTCTTGGATGTCTAAGGAATGTGCTGCTCTTTGAACTAAGGTATCTGCATCACGTAAGGCTTTCACCAACGGTCGTAGTTTTATCGCTAAacctagaaaataaaaattatatatctaagcataatagtataaaattttcaatataaaccatatatacaatccatagacttatatgtccaCCCATACAATtacattaataaagtagtgtgtcaTTACTATGGTAACtgactgaaataaaactcatgcatgaAGCTAATACTTTTTCAAGTTCGCTAAAAATGAATAGCTGTGATTTACGTGAAATTTTAATTCCTATTTTAAAGtagtttttgttgaaataaatttgtcatTCGCATAGTCGCAGGtcgcataaattttaaaaactccgATTGGAGTGAAACTCTCTATTGTACGAGATAAATAGGAACCAAAACATAAGTCATTCTTGGAAACGGAAATATATAaactttcttatatattttaaagattcaTATCACCTAATAGATTTGTCAGAAACCCTCTGTATATactaaataatatgcattatttTATACCTTTATCAGGAGCTTTTGCAGCATTTCCTAGTGCTCCTTCGCTAAACTCGACAAGATCATGAAGTGATGTTCGTAATCGAACCACAGCCAATTTAATATCCATTAATTTCGGTTCCAATTTTTCACGTATCCTCCATTGTGGTGTAACAAAGCCTAATAAACGTCCAATAGCAGCTGTCGCTTCAATTTGTAATTTCTCTAAGGAATCCAACGCCGAATTAATTTCTAACGGTAATTCTTTTGTAACCGGATTCGATGCCGGTACATCGTAAACACCTTGTTGTGACGTGGTCGTCGTATTTTGTTGTACACTACGTGGACTTGGTTTCGGTACATCATAATCCGGCATATTTGCCAAGCTACTACGATTCGAGGAAGACAATGAATCAGCTGTCGTTAATGAGCTTGCCGAACTGCTTGGTGTTAACTGTTGCTGTGATAGTAACAACGGTCGTGGTATATCATAGCTAGAGTCAATAGAATCACGACGTTGATGATGATGGTGCGCAGATAAAGAGGACGCCGGCGCTGGTGATGGCGTCAGTATTGGTGGATTCGGTGATGATCGCCAACTTCGTGGTGTATCGTAATTAATCGGTACAGCACGCGGTGGTACATCGTATGATTCTTGACTAACATCCGACAGGGGTGTATCGCCACGTGCTGGACTTTGATTGTTGTAACGTGGACTCTCACATCGACTTGGTGGTACATCGTAACGTATTATGTTGTAATTTTGAGATGTGTATTGGGGGGTTGATGTCGGCGTAGGCGGAAGGTCGTATAGAAATACATCGTTGATTTTTTTAGGGGTAATAACCtgaaaacaaaagtatttactttaattatacaaaaaaaaaaatatattttcgattttttactaCAACATGTTCTAGAATAGAGTGAATTTTCAAGGAAAATTAATTGCactttttctcaaatttttaggAATTTTACACATTAATGGCACACTGAAGTTTAACGACATTATGTGGCCGAATTTTTGACCACATAAActaggttttttaattttcctcaTAAATCTTAAAAACCTTCTAGtccaattaaactaaatatctaaaagaaaaaattaatgcatctttgaaattttccacagttgtttattagggtGTCAACATTTCGTAAAAGTCGACCTCTCAGGGGCGTACCTAACCCCCTTTTTTTATTGGTAGTTGGGCGTTTTAATAaggtttttacaaattacaaaaaaaattcaattcaaatgtCTAGCTGAAGttttttttgcacattttcgttttttttcgactttctagcttcaaagttgaccgagatatgccaaaTGAACAAGTATCCATCgaggttagagatagaacaaaagtttaaatgtaaaagttattccttataaaaaaattaagaacttttatttaaatcattcttTTGTGTTGATGTTTTTCAgattaacttcaactagtggttttgtgaaaaaGGAAAGCaagaaaaattctagaaaatgatACTAAATGAAACTAAATTATAGCGCCTCATAATTACAGATTTTCCCGTAGTGTGGCCACTCAGAAAATTAGTCTAAGAGTCAAAATTTTCGGCAATGTGATTTTGTCACATTTTATAAGCTTGTTTCTTCGCGGTTATGTCAATTgatctttaatttaatttagctttattgtaattgaaaatatctcaaacgggtaaaaaatataaattgaattttttatcaaatattaaaaatcataatttatgaGATCTTCCCCCTTTTTCGTCCaggataaaatacaatttattgtaaataatatattatatgcctaataaaaaataatttaaattatagtcgtaaaacattttacaaatgtaagcaaaaatatatgacattcatatacaaaaatatggaAAGTAATAATCTCGTGGTGTTACTATAGTAaccatatatgtatgtaccatgTTAACGCCCAACGTACCGTAATGTAGCGTGAGGATAGTGTctctttaaatttatgtatattaggTATAGTCAAAGAGTTGATCGTCAAAATTTATCTAcacgagtaaaatttttttgataacatgactaaatttttactgatttgaatgaaattttttttgaagtccgCTTAGTTTcggtcaaatttttcatttttgatgatagTTTTTCGCTTTCGTTCACCATTGTGCTAAATGTCGGAACAAAGACCCCTCGATCTTGAAACTTATTTaaggtaggttaaatttgacttcaaatttgaaaagtatgacccaaatttactATAATTCTACACTtgctttatcaaaattgaaaataatttggataaaatagaacaaaattcaattttttttattttgatgtcataaagttcaaaaaataaatttttttaataacacagttAAATGTGTTGTTTTAGCTTGTCGTTGAGTAAACTAAGAAATCCCTTTTTCCATTgaaatagttaataataaaatcaataaaggCACACTTTATTAAAAACCCTCTAAAACTTCccctaatttaataaaaaaaaaaaaagattccttttcacaattcatttgaCAGAACACAATCAATGGATATCATAAACAAACATTGGACTGACTGCATCGATCTATTTAGGTACAATCTGCCAAATTTATGATAATACCTACGTGCAAATTATAATCCTTGGCACGTGCGATGCCAAACTATTGATACTTGAAATAAGAGcgtatttctattgaaaaacatgttttaatttaaatgaattgggGATTATCATGTCATGAtgtgtaaataatattcaacaatttatGACGTAAAATGAATGGTTGCAAAGTTTTTGTTCAATTTCTCAAGTGTTTTGATCACATctctctattatattataaatgtgaaagtaaggatgtttgtttgttcgtttgttacgctttcacacaaaaactaccgaatggatttcaatgaaattatacaacaatatagctcatacatcagaataacacatgagctataatttataaagattcgTCTACAGGCTTCAACAGTTGTATATGCGACACTGGCCTTCGGGAAAGAGATATCTGGCAGAATATTCACGCTAAGAGAAAAATCAACGAAAAACCTCCTTGTAGagtaaaaaaaagaactttgaGTGCAGATGTTGTCTGAAATAGAAACAGTAAGGTTTTTTTATGGTGTATGCTCTTGAGCTATTGTTAATATAGCTATCAAATATGGAAGAAAGATATGAGGGAAAATATgatataacttaaaaaactaaTCGAGTGGAAACTCATTGTGAAGCTTTTCAGATAAATATGAACGTGCTTACAGGTAGATAAAGAAGAATCATCTTGAAAATACAAAGAGCTATTTATTTAAAGGAAATTATTTGTAAGGGAAAAGAAATACTAGCAAGGAATGGTATTACGGCTTCATTAGATATAAAAGACTTTCGCCGTGTtttatcacataaaaaaaaaaccaaatttgtataaaaactttcatttttatttccgatagaaaaaaaaccCGCTGACTCGGAAAGAATCTTCTCGAATCTGTAAGTAAAACTATCTTGGGAATTTGGAGAGTTtacaaaatatctttaattCAATGTCttgataatgataattatttcaaactagagtgatacccaacCGTTTCGCTGGGTTtcaaagtaaagattgataaatattgctctcgcttatccccctTCTCGAcgataacactcgaaataatggtaagaattgttttacacagctaaaatatatgtatgattttctatttttttaaatgtataatagtcgtaattattcattgagtatatcagaaaagatggccgtgaaatattttatattgactatttttacagaaatctgtaatttatggtaatgtcaaattaaattaatttttaatttatttattaatatatctttataaattatatctcatgtgttattctgaagttagagctatattgctgtgtagtttcattaaaaaccattcgttaatttttgcgtgaaagcgtagcaaacaaacaaacaaacatgcttactttcgcatttataatatatggagATTCTATCGATACATCTCCCAGATTGGTGGTGCAATAGATTGCAGAGAAAATATCACTTGTCCAATTGTATTCCCTTCTTATCGCTGAAGAAAGTAAACACAATTGAAATATTCTAGGCTTCTCCACTAAGCTTcatcacataaaaattttatatcttactgcaccaaatttttaaaaattcgtttcgaATTCCTTGAACTTGTAagcaaaaatttgtaattttaaagcaaacaaaaaaaatttgtgtgtgaATCACTTTAGCTTCCTCAtacttttatatgtaacaaggaaataaaatactatagAAATCAGTCGCGTTGTATTTCCGGTATTGTGAAAATTCGATGAAAatacatgtaaatattttttagggtGAGGCCTTCTACTTTAAgatgatgtttttcttttttgtaaataataaaactaacacATGgtcaaatttgtataattacgacgaacaacaatttttacgtccaaaaaaggtaaataaattgaatgttGTTTgtgattcttgtttttttgatacAACTTTTAAATTACTGAAgaagggaaaaatattttttaaaagacttGAAGCTGCTTTCCATTTACAATAGAAGTCTGAGTTCAAGTGATAAAGAGTGGGATATTGTTTTAATAGACAGAGAGTTA
The Chrysoperla carnea chromosome 4, inChrCarn1.1, whole genome shotgun sequence genome window above contains:
- the LOC123299298 gene encoding breast cancer anti-estrogen resistance protein 1, which produces MMPQSTDTVINITPSIHSQNCLAKAIYDNIAESPDELAFRKGEILVVLEQNTAGIQGWWLCSLRGRQGICPGNRLRLLTGMFADTGQMISHEGNNIHQHQQQHLLNQHHTDITLLQRQGKRRSWHVQPNKVITPKKINDVFLYDLPPTPTSTPQYTSQNYNIIRYDVPPSRCESPRYNNQSPARGDTPLSDVSQESYDVPPRAVPINYDTPRSWRSSPNPPILTPSPAPASSLSAHHHHQRRDSIDSSYDIPRPLLLSQQQLTPSSSASSLTTADSLSSSNRSSLANMPDYDVPKPSPRSVQQNTTTTSQQGVYDVPASNPVTKELPLEINSALDSLEKLQIEATAAIGRLLGFVTPQWRIREKLEPKLMDIKLAVVRLRTSLHDLVEFSEGALGNAAKAPDKGLAIKLRPLVKALRDADTLVQRAAHSLDIQDWSIDSLCRHMDHEEGNCKPPDALDQLVACSRALTEDVRQTASFIQGNSTLLFKKVVTSPQQANNNEDWLEDYDYVNLESRESAIKKHAEIRDSLPNEFKKSYDALLQNVESAAMESTDQIDSNDKQLLTFYAAQAITHSNHLTHAIDAFLQTVEHNQAPKVFLAHGKFVVLSAHRLVHIGDTVHRNINQNDVRTQILNCANALSEALAATVAKTKRAALQFPSVTAVQEMVDSVVDISHAARDLKLSLVQVSQS